In Helianthus annuus cultivar XRQ/B chromosome 3, HanXRQr2.0-SUNRISE, whole genome shotgun sequence, a single window of DNA contains:
- the LOC110932546 gene encoding uncharacterized protein LOC110932546, whose amino-acid sequence MKRLDQGETAWREAEAARLQGVAAWNFDEAAWNSFQQLILLLENVQLADRNDKWEWTSSSSGEFSVKVVKRLLYSDLEAVNCYVMDWCQWTPAKCNTHAWRTEMDKIPTGEALRKRNIQIEDTLCPLCRLDEETTDHLFISCYIASSVWNGVSAWYKIPNIFAFSIKDLLGMHLELRASERKKVAVQGIIIIVCWSLWRARNNFRFANTPVKIDSILSEVKALSFLWFSNRSKFKGVEWGEWCSFVNM is encoded by the exons ATGAAACGGCTTGACCAAGGTGAAACGGCTTGGCGGGAAGCTGAAGCGGCTCGTTTGCAGGGTGTAGCGGCTTGGAACTTTGATGAAGCGGCTTGGAACAG TTTTCAGCAATTGATTTTGCTGTTGGAGAATGTTCAGCTTGCGGATCGGAATGATAAGTGGGAGTGGACGTCAAGCTCGAGTGGGGAGTTCTCGGTGAAAGTGGTGAAACGTCTGCTTTATTCGGATCTTGAGGCGGTAAACTGTTACGTTATGGATTGGTGTCAATGGACCCCAGCCAAATGCAACACTCACGCTTGGAGAACGGAAATGGATAAGATCCCTACCGGAGAAGCGCTAAGGAAAAGGAATATACAAATAGAAGACACGCTTTGCCCCCTTTGTAGATTGGACGAAGAAACAACGGATCATTTATTTATCTCGTGCTACATAGCCTCTTCTGTTTGGAACGGGGTTAGTGCTTGGTATAAAATTCCAAACATATTCGCCTTCTCGATTAAAGACCTTCTCGGGATGCACTTGGAGCTTAGAGCGTCGGAAAGGAAGAAGGTTGCGGTTCAGGGCATCATCATCATTGTTTGTTGGAGTTTATGGCGTGCTAGGAACAACTTTAGATTCGCTAATACGCCGGTTaagattgatagtattttgagtGAGGTTAAAGCCTTGAGTTTTCTTTGGTTTTCGAATAGATCGAAGTTTAAGGGGGTAGAGTGGGGAGAATGGTGTTCCTTTGTAAATATGTAA
- the LOC110930676 gene encoding uncharacterized protein LOC110930676, giving the protein MEACKFFIFIFLIFTFMEILDGKVTSNVCNHDKPHIQFPFKVNSICKHNQTMLKLQGYSYLGAKSVSYDPNKLTLFDPKDCVFEVFLNLNLESTHFWYYHVVKKNYTYLNCSTDILDSFEPVPCLSGSNHRVYVVESPLHVPASCEVVKTVLIPFAYSSFVSDDSFGLDLTWDSVGSKDFGFLSIGEGFSVVILVFVVVALGCVKVYCLKKSHSKEHELEMLLSDHETL; this is encoded by the exons ATGGAAGCTTGCAAGTTCTTCATTTTCATTTTCTTGATCTTTACATTCATGGAGATTCTTGATGGCAAAGTCACCTCTAATGTTTGCAACCATGACAAACCACATATCCAATTTCCATTTAAAGTCAACTCCATATGCAAACACAATCAAACCATGTTGAAGCTTCAAGGTTACAGTTATTTGGGTGCGAAATCCGTCTCCTATGATCCCAACAAACTCACTCTATTCGACCCGAAAGATTGTGTTTTTGAAGTGTTCTTGAATCTCAATCTTGAGTCTACACATTTTTGGTACTATCATGTTGTTAAGAAGAACTATACTTATTTGAACTGCTCGACCGATATTTTGGATTCTTTTGAACCGGTGCCATGTTTAAGTGGTTCTAACCACCGTGTTTATGTCGTGGAGTCACCTTTACATGTGCCCGCTTCTTGTGAGGTTGTGAAAACCGTCTTGATCCCGTTCGCGTATAGTTCTTTCGTCTCGGATGACAGTTTTGGTCTTGATTTGACTTGGGATTCTGTTGGTTCCAAAGATTTTGGTTTTCTGTCCATTGGAGAAG GGTTCAGTGTTGTGATTttggtttttgtggttgtggcATTAGGATGTGTGAAGGTGTATTGTTTGAAGAAATCACATAGCAAAGAACATGAGTTGGAGATGTTACTTAGTGATCACGAAACCTTGTGA